A single genomic interval of Thermodesulfobacteriota bacterium harbors:
- a CDS encoding uracil-DNA glycosylase, translating to MRGLKKGAEGAAISKIRKRIASACRRDPALSESTPVFGDGPVPSGLMVVGEAPGRSETKLGRPFVGRAGTFFFDIVEDVFERPREELYITNVVKVWPKIDTERGRTRPPTRAEIAFFLPYLKEEIVAVGPATIVAVGKVAFTALVPQGEFIPGAWAEYGSGVPVMPVYHPAYILRKQKSLRELTAGLRTALREVKGRLNSS from the coding sequence GTGAGGGGGCTGAAGAAGGGGGCGGAGGGGGCAGCTATATCCAAGATACGGAAGAGGATCGCTTCCGCATGCCGAAGGGACCCGGCCTTAAGCGAGAGCACGCCGGTATTCGGAGACGGCCCGGTCCCATCGGGGCTCATGGTGGTGGGCGAGGCACCCGGAAGGAGCGAGACAAAGCTCGGAAGACCGTTCGTCGGCCGGGCCGGGACTTTTTTCTTCGATATAGTCGAGGACGTCTTCGAGCGGCCCAGGGAAGAACTCTACATAACGAACGTCGTAAAGGTCTGGCCGAAGATAGATACCGAGAGGGGGAGGACCCGCCCTCCGACGAGGGCGGAGATAGCTTTTTTCCTTCCCTACCTGAAAGAGGAAATAGTTGCGGTCGGGCCCGCGACGATAGTCGCGGTAGGAAAGGTCGCGTTCACCGCACTCGTTCCCCAAGGCGAGTTCATCCCCGGCGCGTGGGCCGAATACGGGAGCGGGGTCCCGGTTATGCCCGTCTACCACCCGGCCTATATCCTCAGAAAGCAGAAGAGCCTCCGGGAGCTAACGGCAGGGCTAAGGACGGCGCTCCGGGAGGTCAAGGGGCGCTTGAACTCGTCGTAA
- a CDS encoding HD domain-containing protein, giving the protein MKKLHLKDLKERVRVDDSFLVAKKETGVSKAGKPYLNLKFMDRTGEVEARVWDDAEAIGRGFEKGDVARVRGHVVSYQGKLQLNVAGVTALSNGEFNMRDYLPATERDPEEMIKELDGVISAVGDKHIKGLLTAVFKDSELRGLFMTAPAAKAMHHPRLGGLIEHVLSLCKLGEFVSSHYRQLNRDLLTAGLILHDIGKIYELSYDGPFDYTDEGRLIGHITMGVEMVEAKIKEVPDFPRETSMLLKHMLLSHHGYLDFGSPKRPKTLEATALYYLDDLDAKMDSISSLIEKEGGRGNWTEFHRLYERFIYKGAPGSPGAEALGEKEDRVEKGKEGKGEKGKVGKKEPDLFGKDGG; this is encoded by the coding sequence GTGAAGAAACTGCATCTAAAGGACCTGAAGGAGAGGGTTAGAGTGGACGACAGCTTCCTCGTAGCGAAGAAGGAGACCGGTGTCAGCAAGGCCGGAAAACCCTATCTGAACCTAAAATTCATGGACCGTACGGGCGAGGTCGAGGCCCGCGTCTGGGACGATGCGGAGGCCATAGGCAGAGGTTTTGAAAAGGGGGACGTGGCCAGGGTAAGGGGCCACGTGGTCTCCTACCAGGGGAAGCTCCAGCTGAACGTGGCCGGGGTGACGGCACTCTCCAACGGTGAGTTCAACATGAGGGACTACCTCCCCGCAACCGAAAGAGACCCGGAAGAGATGATAAAGGAGCTCGACGGCGTCATCTCGGCCGTCGGGGACAAGCACATAAAGGGGCTCCTTACCGCCGTCTTCAAGGACAGCGAGCTCAGGGGGCTCTTTATGACCGCTCCGGCGGCCAAGGCCATGCACCACCCGCGGCTCGGGGGACTCATCGAGCACGTCCTCTCGCTCTGCAAGCTCGGGGAGTTCGTATCATCACATTACAGGCAGCTTAACCGAGACCTCCTCACCGCGGGCCTCATACTCCACGACATCGGCAAAATATATGAACTCTCCTACGACGGCCCCTTCGACTACACCGACGAGGGCAGGCTCATCGGCCACATAACAATGGGTGTGGAGATGGTCGAGGCGAAGATAAAGGAGGTGCCGGACTTCCCCAGGGAGACCTCGATGCTCTTGAAGCACATGCTCCTCAGCCACCACGGCTACCTCGATTTCGGCTCCCCGAAGAGGCCCAAGACGCTGGAGGCCACGGCCCTCTACTACCTCGACGACCTCGACGCGAAGATGGACTCCATAAGCTCCCTTATCGAGAAGGAGGGGGGCAGGGGCAACTGGACCGAGTTCCACAGGCTCTACGAGAGGTTTATCTACAAGGGCGCTCCCGGGTCCCCCGGGGCGGAGGCCCTGGGGGAGAAGGAAGATAGGGTGGAAAAGGGGAAGGAAGGGAAAGGGGAAAAAGGTAAAGTGGGGAAAAAGGAGCCCGACCTCTTCGGCAAGGACGGCGGGTGA
- a CDS encoding GDP-mannose 4,6-dehydratase: LEVPVYGDGTAKRDFTYVGDIINGVEAAVYKPFPYEIINLGGSKTHEVHELISIIEKKLGKKANVKKLPPAEGDVPVTCADVGKAERLLGFKPEVGLDEGVGRYVSWFLGREKSGATEA; encoded by the coding sequence GGTTGGAGGTCCCGGTCTACGGCGACGGCACGGCGAAGAGGGATTTTACCTACGTAGGCGACATAATAAACGGGGTCGAGGCGGCCGTCTATAAACCGTTCCCCTACGAGATAATAAACCTCGGAGGCTCGAAGACCCATGAGGTGCATGAGCTCATATCGATAATAGAAAAGAAGCTCGGCAAGAAGGCGAACGTCAAAAAACTTCCGCCCGCCGAGGGCGACGTGCCGGTTACCTGCGCCGACGTCGGCAAGGCCGAAAGGCTTCTAGGCTTCAAGCCCGAGGTCGGCCTCGACGAGGGGGTCGGGAGGTACGTTAGCTGGTTTCTCGGGCGGGAAAAAAGCGGAGCGACGGAGGCATAG